DNA sequence from the Streptomyces sp. HUAS 15-9 genome:
AGCCGTTTCCGGCCACAGCGCCGCGTTCATCAAGGGGTTCCGGCAGGCGGGCGTGCTGACCACCCTCAAGCACTTCCCCGGCCTCGGCGGTGTTCGCGCCAACACCGACACGACTCCGCAGGTCACGGATACCGCAGTGGGCCGCGATTCCCGTGACCTCACCGTCTATCGCGAGGGCATAGCGGCCGGCGCCCGGTTCGTCATGGTCTCCCTGGCGACGTACACCCGTATCGATCCGGCGCGGCAGGCGGTCTTCTCGCCCATCGTCATCGAGGACGCGTTGCGCAAGGACCTCGGATTCGACGGCGTCGTCATCTCGGACGACCTGGGGAACGCGGCCGCGGTGCAGTCCATGCCTCCGTCCCGGCGCGCTCTGGCCTTCCTCCGCGCCGGTGGGGACCTCGTGCTGACCGTGAATCCCGACCACATCCCCGCGATGACATCCGCGGTCCTGGACGCCGAACGCGATCAGCCGGCACTACGGGCCCACGTCGAGGCGAGCGTACGGCGAATCCTGGCGGCCAAGCAGGCAGCCGGCCTCATTCACTGCGCGGACTGAACCGGCTACCCATGGTGGTCTCGCGGATGACTTCCCCGTCCGCCCCGCCCTTGTGGGAGAACCATCGTTCTCGCTACTGTGTCGTAACTGGAGAACGCACGTTCTCATCGAGTCGAGTGCTTGACCAAAGGAATGGCATGACACACGAACCGCGCCGTCCGTTCCCTCCGTTCACCCGTGAGTCCGCGGTGGAGAAGGTCCGGCTGGCGGAGGACGGCTGGAACTCCCGCGACCCGGAGAAGGTCGCCCTCGCCTACACCGTGGACTCCCAGTGGCGAAACCGCGCGGAGTTCCCCACCGGCCACGACGAGATCGTCTCCTTCCTCACCCGGAAGTGGCACCGGGAGCTCGACTACCGCCTCATCAAGGAGCTTTGGGCCTACGACGGCAGCCGCATCGCGGTGCGGTTCGCCTACGAGTACCACGACGACTCGGGCAACTGGTTCCGCGCCTACGGCAACGAGAACTGGGAATTCGGTGACGACGGGCTGATGCATCACCGTTACGCCTCCATCAACGAACTGCCCATCAAGGAGTCGGAGCGCTTGTTCCACTGGCCCCTGGGGCGGCGGCCCGACGGTCATCCGGGCCTGAGCGACCTGGGTCTGTAGAAGTGGAACGCGAAGAGGCCGAGAAGCGAGTTCTCGACGCGGCCGAGGAACTGTTCTACGGCCAGGGCATCCGGGCTGTGGGGATGGACGCGATACGGTCCGCCTCAGGCGTCCCGCTGAAGCGCCTCTACCAGCTCTTCCCCTCCAAGGACGCCCTGATCGAGGCCTACCTGCGACGGCGGGACGCGCGTTGGCTCAGTGAGCTGGCCCGGTATGTGGAGACCACTGAATCGCCGACCCAGCGCATCCTGGCGGTGTTCGACTGGTTGTCCCGCTGGTTCAGCGAGCCGGGCTTCCGTGGCTGCGGATTCATCAACTCCTTCGGGGAGATGGGGGCGACGTCCCCCGCCGTGGCCGGCATGGCGAAGGCCCACAAGCAGGCGTTCCGGCACTACGTCGCCGACTTGGTGGCCGCTGCGGAAGTACCCGACCGGCTCACCGACCACCTCGTTCTTCTCGCCGAGGGCGCGATGACCACGGCAGCCATCCATGGTTCCCCCGAGCCCGCCCGCCAGGCCAAGGACGCCGCGCGCACCTTGCTGCAGACCTCTACCCGGCCGCGTCCGGGCCGGGGAGCATGATCCACCGGGAGACGACGAAGGTCACCGGAATCGCCGCCATGGACGCCAGGAGCGGGGCGAACCGGTTTCCGGCGTGCAGGACGCCGACGATCACATACACACCCGCCGTGGTGATCAGGAAATTGGCCGCGTTCGTCAGGGGAAACATCAGGAATTTCCGCCAGGTCGGCCGAGTCCGGTACGTGAAGCGTGCATTCAGGAAGAAGGACCCGGTCATACTGAGCAGGAATGCAAGGACATGGGCACCGAGATAAGGCAGGGGATTGAGGAAGAGCAAGTAAAGACCGTAGTACGTGGCCGTGTTGATCAGGCCGACCGCGGCGAAGGTGAGTATCTGCCTCGGCACGGCGCGCGGTGTCGCGATGCGCATCAGGGAATGAGGTCCTTCGTCCGTTCCACGTTGGTCGCCTTCACCAGGAAGTGCGGCCGCCCCTTCACCTCGTAGTAGATCCGGCCCGTGTACTCCCCGATGACCCCGAGCATGATCATCTGGACGCCCGCCAAGGCCGTGACGGCGGTGATGATCGTGACATAGCCGGGTGTCTCCACGCCGTTGACGAGCGCAGCGCCCACGATCCAGGCCGTGTACAGGCCCGCACACAACAGAAGTCCCATACCGAGATAGAGGGCGGCCCGCAGCGGTCGGTTGTTGAAGGACAGCAGTCCGTCGAGTCCGTAGTTGAGCAGACCGCGGAAGGTCCATGAGCTGCGGCCGTGTTCGCGTGCGGCGTTCTCGTACTCGAAGGTGGTGCTGGGGAACCC
Encoded proteins:
- a CDS encoding glycoside hydrolase family 3 N-terminal domain-containing protein, which translates into the protein MSPAQKVGQLFVAGVRVRPGSERTMAGSLTALGNHHVGSVILMGPSGAGTSAIKAVTERVGLLGQTVGENRVAPLVSTDQEGGQVQPLRGPGFTDIPPALAQGDWSEQQLRRQAARWAAELRGAGIDLDLAPVADVVSSDMGRANGPIGRYDRQFGHTAEAVSGHSAAFIKGFRQAGVLTTLKHFPGLGGVRANTDTTPQVTDTAVGRDSRDLTVYREGIAAGARFVMVSLATYTRIDPARQAVFSPIVIEDALRKDLGFDGVVISDDLGNAAAVQSMPPSRRALAFLRAGGDLVLTVNPDHIPAMTSAVLDAERDQPALRAHVEASVRRILAAKQAAGLIHCAD
- a CDS encoding nuclear transport factor 2 family protein, whose protein sequence is MTHEPRRPFPPFTRESAVEKVRLAEDGWNSRDPEKVALAYTVDSQWRNRAEFPTGHDEIVSFLTRKWHRELDYRLIKELWAYDGSRIAVRFAYEYHDDSGNWFRAYGNENWEFGDDGLMHHRYASINELPIKESERLFHWPLGRRPDGHPGLSDLGL
- a CDS encoding TetR/AcrR family transcriptional regulator; the encoded protein is MEREEAEKRVLDAAEELFYGQGIRAVGMDAIRSASGVPLKRLYQLFPSKDALIEAYLRRRDARWLSELARYVETTESPTQRILAVFDWLSRWFSEPGFRGCGFINSFGEMGATSPAVAGMAKAHKQAFRHYVADLVAAAEVPDRLTDHLVLLAEGAMTTAAIHGSPEPARQAKDAARTLLQTSTRPRPGRGA
- a CDS encoding GtrA family protein; amino-acid sequence: MRIATPRAVPRQILTFAAVGLINTATYYGLYLLFLNPLPYLGAHVLAFLLSMTGSFFLNARFTYRTRPTWRKFLMFPLTNAANFLITTAGVYVIVGVLHAGNRFAPLLASMAAIPVTFVVSRWIMLPGPDAAG